In Kazachstania africana CBS 2517 chromosome 4, complete genome, the following are encoded in one genomic region:
- the KAFR0D00660 gene encoding uncharacterized protein (similar to Saccharomyces cerevisiae YCR043C; ancestral locus Anc_1.74): protein MIPALVDPALLHEHAFYDSGDIDLVLNPQTFTDRNGYKSISEFGLGFFNYDMELRHEIYDYTNGNLFRSHIYDYFTIYFILFIILCVGWLLACLLELNSMRKFLTKSWHGRRNSKYVSSHSNDDVEYHHIKV, encoded by the coding sequence ATGATTCCAGCACTCGTTGATCCAGCATTGCTACATGAACATGCCTTCTATGACAGCGGTGATATCGACTTGGTGTTGAATCCGCAAACTTTTACTGATAGAAATGGCTATAAATCAATAAGCGAGTTTGGTCTAGGTTTCTTCAACTACGACATGGAGCTCAGACATGAAATTTACGATTATACTAACGGTAATCTGTTCAGATCACACATTTACGATTATTTCACGATCtatttcattctttttatcATACTATGTGTCGGATGGTTATTAGCATGTTTGTTAGAATTGAACTCAATGAGAAAGTTTCTCACGAAAAGTTGGCATGGTAGAAGAAACTCTAAATACGTTAGTAGTCACAGTAATGATGATGTCGAATATCATCATATTAAAGTATAG
- the PER1 gene encoding Per1p (similar to Saccharomyces cerevisiae PER1 (YCR044C); ancestral locus Anc_1.72) gives MLGRCVLLCALFVVQFVRGSPGDRLDEFNDCTDACEYMRKCPNSEVHFNSERNPFFEYDFTETPSLLSIFLFWDCISDCDYQCQHIITNLRIRNNDEIYQFHGKWPFFRIMGTQEFFSTLFSIGNFIPHYLAFKKLSERIRKLRSSNTKTDMVNSKTLINYLYVTIAGMLAWTASTVFHLRDLIITEKLDYFFAGMTVLTGFHAIFARMTYLHKFPRLGKIFTTMVLFIFSLHILRLYVDWSYTYNMRFNVFFGILQYILLLMLAFQNYTHIRNNKISLYYSTTSLVFKLCVTPVLLVLSTAMAMTLELFDFFSYDWQIDAHAIWHFCTIWPSFVLYDFFLTDFDTIAQAVL, from the coding sequence ATGTTGGGGAGATGCGTACTTCTCTGTGCACTTTTTGTAGTGCAATTCGTCAGGGGCTCTCCAGGTGACAGACTTGATGAGTTCAATGACTGTACGGATGCGTGTGAATACATGAGGAAATGTCCGAATTCTGAAGTACATTTCAATTCTGAGAGAAATCCGTTCTTTGAATACGACTTCACGGAAACTCCATCCTTATTGAGTATCTTTCTATTTTGGGATTGTATCTCCGATTGTGACTATCAATGTCAACACATTATCACGAATTTGAGAATAAGAAATAACGATGAGATTTATCAGTTCCATGGTAAATGGCCCTTTTTCAGGATTATGGGTACGCAGGAATTCTTCTCAACACTTTTCAGTATTGGGAACTTTATACCACATTATTTAGCGTTTAAAAAACTCAGTGAAAGGATCAGAAAATTACGCAGTAGTAATACAAAGACTGATATGGTCAATTCCAAGACTTTGATCAATTATCTTTACGTGACAATAGCAGGGATGTTAGCATGGACTGCAAGTACAGTTTTCCATCTTCgagatttgataataacCGAGAAATTGGATTATTTCTTTGCAGGTATGACTGTCCTAACAGGGTTCCATGCAATTTTCGCTAGAATGACATATCTACATAAATTTCCAAGGCTGggcaaaatttttactaCTATGGTGCTGTTTATCTTCTCGCTTCATATCCTTCGACTCTACGTTGACTGGTCATATACTTACAATATGAGATTTAACgtattttttggaattttaCAATACATTCTCTTATTAATGTTGGCCTTCCAAAATTATACGCATATCCGTAATAATAAGATATCGTTATACTATTCGACGACAAGTCTGGTATTCAAACTGTGCGTGACACCAGTTTTGCTAGTTTTATCCACAGCAATGGCAATGACGCTGGAACTGtttgatttcttcagtTATGACTGGCAGATTGACGCACACGCCATTTGGCACTTCTGTACAATATGGCCGTCGTTCGTACTGTacgattttttcttaaCTGACTTTGATACTATCGCTCAAGCCGTACTATAa
- the ISC1 gene encoding inositol phosphosphingolipid phospholipase (similar to Saccharomyces cerevisiae ISC1 (YER019W); ancestral locus Anc_1.70), with product MQEKLSYVKLLNTKPGSHHWHMSTISIDDDISLSLSRKQTHSQYPTIKFLTFNTWGLKFVSKHRKERLKAIADKLAGIRTGVPLPNLESLRDSPDLNTEDTYDVVVLQEIWCKDDWDYLVYRCKDVFPFYRIFYSGIISGPGLAILSKIPIDSTFLHKFPINGVPSAITRGDWFVGKSISVTILKALTEDTAPLAILNSHMHAPYALTGENAYYCHRSCQAWHFSKIANLYKKAGYAVVIVGDLNSRPGSLPHTFLTLETGLIDSWEQLNGKQDQGEISKMNPSDQLIFGCTTCDSTLNTWRSKKRPDEACRLDYALVDPAKLQTIEAGLRFTERIPNVGSFSDHFAYSCSLRFLPQDIGLNPVLRNKIYSNSDLNLTRDQLLEKFSTYEELKLTIASYTKVAKRRKLIRGAYFWIAIYLLITSITVTSFTSQRAGWSSVFWVIFAIIVSVFGTINGLISFLFGRSELRALMEIEHEVTDAERNLQSVLDMKRTSFILPQN from the coding sequence ATGCAAGAAAAGCTTAGTTACGTAAAGTTACTCAACACTAAGCCAGGATCTCATCACTGGCACATGTCGACAATAAGCATAGACGACGATATATCGCTTTCTTTGTCTAGGAAACAGACGCATTCCCAATACCCTACGATCAAGTTTTTAACTTTTAACACATGGGGACTCAAATTTGTGTCTAAACACAGAAAGGAAAGATTGAAAGCAATTGCAGACAAATTGGCCGGGATCCGCACGGGTGTTCCACTGCCTAACCTTGAATCTTTGAGGGATAGCCCCGATTTAAATACGGAGGATACCTATGATGTTGTTGTGCTCCAAGAAATCTGGTGTAAAGATGACTGGGATTATTTAGTGTACCGTTGCAAAGATGTGTTCCCATTTTACagaatattttattctGGTATCATATCTGGGCCAGGTCTTGCAATTTTGTCTAAGATACCAATAGATTCTACCTTTCTTCATAAATTTCCAATCAATGGTGTTCCAAGTGCCATCACAAGAGGTGACTGGTTCGTGGGTAAATCAATCAGTgtaacaattttgaaagcaTTAACCGAGGATACCGCCCCATTGGCAATACTAAACAGTCACATGCATGCACCTTATGCTTTAACGGGTGAAAATGCCTACTATTGTCACAGATCGTGCCAGGCTTGGCATTTTAGCAAGATTGCAAATCTATATAAGAAAGCTGGCTATGCCGTGGTCATTGTTGGAGATTTGAATTCAAGGCCTGGATCTTTACCACATACTTTCCTAACGTTGGAAACTGGATTAATAGATTCTTGGGAACAATTAAATGGGAAGCAAGATCAAggtgaaatttcaaagatgaaTCCATCCGATCAGCTAATATTTGGATGTACTACATGCGATTCTACATTAAACACTTGGCGTAGTAAGAAAAGACCCGATGAAGCATGTAGGCTAGACTATGCGTTGGTTGACCCTGCTAAATTGCAGACCATAGAAGCTGGATTAAGATTTACTGAAAGAATCCCAAATGTGGGCAGCTTCTCGGACCATTTTGCCTACTCATGTTCATTGAGGTTTCTACCGCAAGACATAGGTTTAAATCCTGTTCTACGTAACAAAATATACTCCAATTCAGATTTGAATCTCACACGAGATCAACTATTGGAAAAGTTTTCTACTTACGAAGAATTGAAACTCACCATTGCTTCTTATACAAAAGTAGccaagagaagaaaattgattAGGGGTGCATACTTCTGGATTGCCATATATCTACTGATTACCAGCATCACTGTGACAAGTTTCACCTCTCAAAGAGCAGGATGGTCATCTGTCTTTTGGGTCATATTTGCCATTATCGTATCAGTCTTTGGTACAATCAACGGCCTAATATCGTTCTTATTCGGTAGATCCGAACTCAGGGCATTAATGGAAATAGAACATGAAGTCACTGATGCAGAACGCAATCTACAATCCGTTCTCGACATGAAACGCACTAGTTTTATTTTGCCACAAAACTAG
- the ATG26 gene encoding sterol 3-beta-glucosyltransferase (similar to Saccharomyces cerevisiae ATG26 (YLR189C); ancestral locus Anc_1.69): MANSDSSSQPQKSQEGKTTKSKEASVLLSKPVKILSSTKAATPAISKPIQVTGQGISSSISALKRVKNEGIEYTNALGSIVISPVAKFNHENVQNEEDDLAKSKYMMKSIAGLLTTASVYAGMNIAQSAEDLAEEDKIVKSSETLDLPNAPLEQRKPTLFELSVVPKINNRDVAQRDADDNGIEYEESTKENIKWKLQRKFNLDQDEEFQYGSSAWLLKDVLIQGHVFVTSKHLLFFAYLPKTSGEVKMTGHLNVKAKLKGSNRYWCILKGDIFSLYSSPTEIYFPILTIDLRNVTLIEIQKNSNNTELASNFKLVTEEKTFRFNADSPYSAKTWCNALRRQRFTAENSENNSLSLKIPISNVMEIDDQKMTNESSILRVRALESRETFAVDDYIFMFLDTAGDQLKGKLEGQISELKLNGTKTIYNSDPTAIVNKQQDKLIQANKNSDDNATKNYRKHSSSSPIRYLPLVRKITSKKLLDEPPSAKAEQKSKIQRFRSKSNQLLRRSHNTDDTRIEESIIIESYSTPSALEIQQSPSDTPIPGSYSPSSDDHSTRREKLTEWTSKPFKNVAGMWSAKPTHYDNSWVKFPESKHLFVVKGKELVNANKRFRFHFNLKKEEVLLSSYYAHLNRNVPIYGKLYLGDDVLCFRSLLPGTTTKMVLPLTDIETCYKEKGFRFGYYVLVLVINAYEELFFEFSNEATRNDAESILLERVEKLKVVKIDSATVAENYIETDSENAKLKFFEDKIAAQGFEVPLLVDQNPNFKTTIVPNKSYSFGLLTIGSRGDVQPYIALGQGLIKEGHQVTIITHREFKDFVENHGIKFKELAGDPAELMALMVEHESMNIGMLRDASSRFKGWIKRLLQTSWEACKTSNFDILIESPSAMVGVHIAEALQIPYFRAFTMPWTRTRAYPHAFIVPDQKRGGNYNYLTHVLFENVFWKGISGYINQWRVETLGLNKTNLYLLQQNKVPFLYNISPTIFPPSIDFSEWVKVTGYWFVDEKETYAPTKELESFIKKARNEGKKLIYIGFGSIVVSNAKEMTKALVEAVVEADVYCILNKGWSERLGDKSAKEVEIELPDCVFNAGAVPHDWLFPQLDAAVHHGGSGTTGATLRAGLPTVIKPFFGDQFFYSNRIEDIGVGAALRKLNSKSLANVIKKVLTDERIIEKAKIIQKQIAKENGVRTAINCIYSELEYARSLIASKKANRRMSLPFNFETVTSVAETGVNSATNVVTNMIPSFNVDDSWILL, translated from the coding sequence ATGGCAAACTCTGATTCAAGTAGTCAGCCGCAGAAGAGTCAGGAAGGTAAGACAACCAAGTCGAAGGAGGCGTCTGTTCTACTCTCAAAGCCTGTGAAGATTTTATCCTCTACAAAAGCTGCTACTCCAGCGATCTCAAAACCGATACAGGTAACCGGGCAAGGTATTTCAAGTTCTATATCTGCTTTGAAACGTGttaaaaatgaaggaaTAGAATATACGAACGCCCTGGGATCGATCGTGATATCCCCTGTTGCCAAGTTCAATCATGAGAACGttcaaaatgaagaagatgatttggcaaaatcaaaatatatgaTGAAGAGTATTGCAGGCTTATTAACGACGGCAAGTGTTTATGCAGGAATGAACATTGCACAAAGTGCCGAGGATTTggcagaagaagataaaatagTAAAGTCATCCGAAACGCTAGATCTACCTAATGCTCCTCTAGAACAGAGAAAGCCTACACTCTTCGAGCTCTCAGTAGTCCCAAAGATTAACAATAGAGATGTGGCCCAAAGGGACGCAGATGACAATGGAATCGAATATGAAGAGTCTACAAAGGAAAATATAAAGTGGAAACTACAGCGTAAATTCAATTTGGATCAAGATGAAGAGTTTCAATATGGTAGTTCTGCATGGTTATTAAAAGACGTTTTAATCCAAGGTCATGTTTTCGTTACTTCAAAACACTTACTTTTCTTTGCATATTTACCAAAGACCTCCGGCGAAGTTAAAATGACAGGGCATCTTAATGTTAAGGCCAAATTAAAAGGATCAAATCGCTACTGGTGTATCTTGAAGGGAGATATTTTTTCGTTGTATAGCTCTCCGACTGAAATTTACTTTCCCATATTGACCATTGATTTAAGAAATGTCACATTAATTGAAATCCAgaaaaattccaataataCAGAGTTAGCTagtaatttcaaattggtGACAGAGGAAAAAACTTTCAGGTTCAATGCAGACTCACCATATTCTGCAAAGACATGGTGCAATGCCCTAAGAAGACAACGTTTCACAGCTGAAAACTCcgaaaataattctttgaGTTTGAAGATTCCAATATCTAATGTCATGGAGATTGATGACCAAAAAATGACCAATGAATCCAGTATCTTGCGGGTAAGGGCATTGGAAAGTAGAGAGACGTTTGCTGTTGATGACTACATTTTTATGTTTTTAGATACGGCTGGTGATCAATTAAAAGGGAAGCTAGAAGGGCAAATATCAGAGTTAAAACTTAACGGAACAAAAACAATCTACAATAGCGATCCTACTGCCATTGTTAATAAACAGCAGGATAAATTAATCCAGGCAAATAAGAATTCAGATGACAATGCAACTAAAAATTATAGAAAAcattcatcatcttcaccTATACGGTACTTACCTCTGGTAAGAAAGATAACCTCCAAAAAACTTCTTGATGAACCGCCATCAGCAAAGGCAGAACAAAAGTCGAAAATACAAAGGTTTAGATCAAAAAGTAACCAACTTCTGCGAAGGAGTCATAATACAGATGACACTcgaattgaagaaagtataattattgaaagttaTTCTACACCATCAGCATTAGAGATTCAACAGTCTCCGTCTGATACTCCTATCCCGGGCTCATATTCACCTTCTTCCGATGACCATAGTACCAGACGTGAAAAACTAACTGAGTGGACGTCAAAACCATTCAAAAATGTCGCTGGAATGTGGTCTGCAAAGCCCACCCATTATGATAATAGTTGGGTAAAATTTCCAGAAAGCAAACATCTTTTTGTTGTGAAAGGAAAAGAACTCGTCAATGCTAACAAGCGATTCAGATTTCATTTcaacttgaaaaaagaagaagttcTGCTCAGTTCTTATTATGCACACTTAAATAGAAATGTGCCAATATACGGTAAACTATATTTGGGGGATGATGTGTTGTGCTTTAGATCTCTCCTGCCTGGTACTACAACAAAAATGGTTCTACCTTTAACTGATATTGAGACTTGTTATAAAGAAAAGGGATTTAGGTTCGGATACTACGTTCTGGTACTGGTAATTAATGCGTATGAGGAATTATTCTTCGAATTTAGTAATGAGGCTACAAGAAATGATGCTGAATCAATTTTGCTTGAAagagttgaaaaattaaaggtAGTAAAAATAGATTCAGCTACAGTTGCTGAAAATTACATAGAAACTGATTCTGAAAATGCTAAACTGaaattctttgaagataagATTGCTGCACAGGGCTTCGAGGTTCCTCTACTCGTTGACCAAAATCCTAACTTCAAGACAACTATCGTTCCAAACAAATCCTATAGTTTTGGACTTCTAACAATTGGCTCGAGGGGAGACGTCCAGCCATATATTGCGTTAGGGCAGGGATTGATAAAAGAAGGACATCAAGTCACTATAATCACTCACAGAGAATTCAAGGATTTTGTTGAGAACCATGGCATTAAGTTCAAGGAACTCGCCGGTGATCCTGCAGAACTGATGGCTCTTATGGTGGAACATGAATCAATGAATATCGGAATGTTGAGAGATGCTTCTTCAAGATTCAAAGGTTGGATTAAACGTCTGCTTCAAACATCATGGGAAGCCTGTAAGACTTcgaattttgatattttaattgAATCGCCATCGGCCATGGTGGGTGTTCACATTGCAGAGGCATTACAAATACCGTATTTTAGAGCTTTTACAATGCCTTGGACAAGAACAAGAGCTTATCCACATGCATTTATTGTTCCAGATCAGAAAAGAGGTGGTAATTACAATTATCTAACTCATGTACTCTTCGAAAATGTCTTTTGGAAAGGTATAAGTGGGTATATAAATCAATGGAGGGTGGAAACTTTAGGCTTAAACAAAACTAATCTATATTTGCTTCAACAGAATAAAGTTCCCTTTTTGTACAATATCTCACCAACTATTTTCCCACCATCTATTGATTTTAGTGAATGGGTAAAAGTTACAGGATACTGGTTTGTggatgaaaaagaaacatatGCCCCCActaaagaattagaaagttttataaaaaaggcaagaaatgaaggaaaaaagcttatatatataggaTTTGGGTCTATCGTAGTTTCCAATGCAAAAGAGATGACAAAAGCACTTGTTGAAGCAGTCGTTGAAGCAGATGTTTACTGTATCTTAAATAAAGGTTGGTCTGAACGTCTAGGTGATAAGTCAGCTAAGGAggttgaaattgaattacCTGATTGCGTCTTCAACGCAGGCGCAGTACCACATGACTGGCTATTTCCCCAGCTAGATGCTGCGGTACATCATGGTGGATCTGGGACTACGGGTGCCACGCTACGTGCTGGACTACCAACAGTAATCAAGCCCTTTTTTGgagatcaatttttttactcTAATAGAATCGAAGATATTGGCGTCGGTGCTGCTCTTCGCAAATTAAACAGTAAAAGCTTAGCTAATGTAATTAAGAAAGTACTTACGGATGAAAGAATAATCGAGAAAgcaaaaattattcagAAGCAAATTGCCAAAGAAAATGGTGTGAGAACTGCGATTAATTGTATTTATAGCGAACTCGAATATGCTAGGAGCTTAATTGCTTCTAAGAAAGCAAACAGAAGGATGAGCCTTccatttaattttgaaactgtGACATCAGTTGCAGAAACTGGTGTCAATTCTGCAACAAATGTCGTGACGAATATGATACCAAGTTTCAATGTTGATGATTCATGGATTCTTCTCTAG
- the SPC25 gene encoding kinetochore-associated Ndc80 complex subunit SPC25 (similar to Saccharomyces cerevisiae SPC25 (YER018C); ancestral locus Anc_1.71), whose amino-acid sequence MEEQIDQFHLLKGKMENFAELIHNDMNLKMNTALNTVKTFENEKNKLQIESDSIRRQIKELEQSEKELAEDISLNESETDEVKNRLQTYQIRKKQLIAQKEQLLKESSELDNMIKSKETEAQEARIRIDRQRQRDNPEVILYEKLLGLKIDAAKSGILVFEYGNFDDKDMSRTCSLTLDVSQDKFVIIETVPTLDSKTVIPHLQDILNVNNNLPMFIVESRTALTSRSLNVQDD is encoded by the coding sequence ATGGAGGAACAAATAGATCAATTCCATTTGCTGAAAGGTAAGATGGAGAATTTTGCCGAGTTGATTCATAATGACATGaatctgaaaatgaatACTGCATTAAACACTGTCAAGACATTCGAAAATGAGAAGAATAAATTACAAATTGAGAGCGATTCGATTCGTAGACAGATAAAAGAACTGGAACAAAGTGAAAAGGAATTAGCTGAAgatatttctttaaatgAATCGGAAACCGACGAGGTTAAAAACAGGTTACAAACGTACCAGATTCGAAAGAAACAGCTCATTGCACAAAAGGAACAGTTACTTAAAGAATCCAGCGAACTGGACAATATGATCAAGAGTAAAGAAACAGAAGCGCAAGAAGCAAGGATCAGAATAGACAGACAACGCCAACGAGACAACCCTGAAGTCATTCTATATGAAAAACTGCTGGGATTGAAGATAGATGCAGCCAAGTCTGGCATTCTTGTATTTGAATACGGAAATTTTGACGACAAAGACATGAGCCGCACATGCTCCTTGACACTTGATGTGTCGCAAGATAAGTTTGTTATCATCGAAACCGTCCCGACGCTCGATTCGAAAACAGTAATACCGCATTTACAGGATATACTGAATGTCAATAATAATCTTCCAATGTTTATAGTAGAATCTCGGACTGCCTTAACATCAAGAAGTCTGAACGTTCAGGACGATTGA